AGGAAAGGAAAAGGGTAGGTATAGCAGCTTCGGCTAACAACGGATGAAAGGGAAGTCAAAGATTTCCTCAAATTGCCTTCGGCGACTTCTTTTATCCGCAAGACGTTATCTGAAACCTCGTAATGAAGTGATATAATTTAATGAGAGAAGAACCGATTTTGCAGAGGCGCATAGGGCATGAGGGAAGAAAAACATACAATTGTATATCTTTAATCAGAATAATGGGGAGGATAATAGATGTTGGAGAAATATGAGGTTTTCCAAAAAAATATGAGAAAGGTAAAACTTCCTTCATCATGGGGGTCTCCAGACTCTAACCTTGAGCGCATAGAAAAAGGAATCGAAAAGAAAATGAAGGAAGTTTCGCATAGTGAAAGTGAGGATTTGGGCTTCTGGTATTTTAACTCCCATGATGTGGATCATATCAAGCGGGTTATCGGCTTTTTATACGAACTCATGAATAATAAAAAGTTCCTGATAGAAGACCATGAACAATATATCCTCTATCTTGCCGCTTATGGTCATGATCTCGGTATGACAGATTGGGACCTTCCGCTAAAAGAGGCTTACGAAAAAGTCTTGAAGAAAAAGATAAATACACAAGAGTCGCGGAAACTTCATGGACCTGCTGGCGCAGATATCTTAGATGAAATTTTAGCACCATTTATTACAGAACGAAGTGTACGCCATGTGATCGAAGAGATTGCCAGTTATCACTCTGGTAATGTAGATAAAAAAGAAGATTATTTTATTGATGGAAAAAGGATACGGAGAAATTTGCTAATCGCCTTATTAAGAATTGCTGACCTTATGGATGCTGATGAGAAAAGACTTCCTGGAAAGGAAATCATAGGAAAATGTATTGCCCTTGCTTCTACTTGTCCTAATCCTATTCGAAGCCAGTTTGAACATTACATGAGAAGAAATATAGTCTTATCATGCAAGTGGGATAATAAAGGAATTGAGCTTCAGCTCCAGAGGGAATTCCAAAATTTTGATATAACAAGTCCAGTTTTTAGTAAAGGAGAAGCTGTAACCGTCTCTGGAAAAGAGGCTTTTTTAGGTCTCTTAAAAGAATTTACCAAGGAGTTTGGCCTTCCACAGAAGTTTGAGGAATTAACAGAAAGATATCAAGATTTGGATTGGAATCAATTAATTACTATGAGCAACAAAGGGATATCAAATAAACTTCTATCCAAAGGCCAAAAGATTTCCTGGAGGGTTCGTTTCATAGGTAACCCTGAAAGAGTAACACCTGTTATTGCCCGTTGGACTCAAAAGGCTGAAGGGTATCGTCAAAGATTTGATGAAAACCCTCATCCTATTGAACAAATCTGTAAAAAAACAAGTAAGTCAGAACTTCCGTGTATCGCAGGCAGAAAAAAAGAAATTGAATTGTTTTCGAAACAGTTGAATAATCCCAATATTAAAGTTGAGATGTTCTGGATTTATGGACCACCAGGGATTGGCAAAACTGAGTTGAAGGATGA
The nucleotide sequence above comes from bacterium. Encoded proteins:
- a CDS encoding HD domain-containing protein, which gives rise to MLEKYEVFQKNMRKVKLPSSWGSPDSNLERIEKGIEKKMKEVSHSESEDLGFWYFNSHDVDHIKRVIGFLYELMNNKKFLIEDHEQYILYLAAYGHDLGMTDWDLPLKEAYEKVLKKKINTQESRKLHGPAGADILDEILAPFITERSVRHVIEEIASYHSGNVDKKEDYFIDGKRIRRNLLIALLRIADLMDADEKRLPGKEIIGKCIALASTCPNPIRSQFEHYMRRNIVLSCKWDNKGIELQLQREFQNFDITSPVFSKGEAVTVSGKEAFLGLLKEFTKEFGLPQKFEELTERYQDLDWNQLITMSNKGISNKLLSKGQKISWRVRFIGNPERVTPVIARWTQKAEGYRQRFDENPHPIEQICKKTSKSELPCIAGRKKEIELFSKQLNNPNIKVEMFWIYGPPGIGKTELKDEFCCIAEAERFQKKKGVLGKWGINTVLQEMFGITQGVSHLSKPEKPENIEEYITLTGVINKLSMDDTDTIIAIDINEDFNDYEDLRRYIKYLVDEMQGLKNRTFLIIATQKEPFPQLPTNSKIKLEGLSSEEIKELIEIKGLDKRLLDYVELLQRLTDGNPGKIIVRCKSIDTQAHLQGEKLSNLIEDIYKDWFRKLSPEEQKTLIISSIVTEATGSSP